Proteins encoded within one genomic window of Sphingomonas sp. NBWT7:
- the aat gene encoding leucyl/phenylalanyl-tRNA--protein transferase, with translation MPRRRPPEMLDPATVLGAYAVGVFPMADARDAPGVYWVEPRTRAILPLDGFHLSRSLRRTLRAERFCLTADAAFGEVIALCAEAATDRPETWINRPIETVFLELHAAGFAHSIECWDGDRLVGGLYGLALGRAFFGESMVSRATDASKVALAALVARLRVGGFTLLDCQFMTDHLATLGAVEIARADYVALLGAALSETLGSASPEPRWADGAADFRALDGLASTSVAGPLSGKVIAQLLAQTS, from the coding sequence ATGCCGCGCCGCCGCCCGCCCGAGATGCTCGATCCCGCCACTGTCCTCGGCGCCTATGCGGTGGGCGTGTTCCCGATGGCCGACGCGCGCGATGCGCCCGGCGTCTACTGGGTCGAGCCGCGCACCCGCGCGATCCTGCCGCTCGACGGCTTCCACCTCTCCCGATCGCTGCGCCGCACGCTGCGCGCCGAGCGCTTCTGCCTGACCGCCGACGCCGCGTTCGGCGAGGTCATCGCGCTGTGCGCCGAAGCGGCGACCGATCGCCCGGAAACCTGGATCAACCGCCCGATCGAAACAGTCTTCCTGGAACTCCACGCCGCCGGCTTCGCGCATTCGATCGAATGCTGGGACGGCGACCGCCTCGTCGGCGGGCTCTACGGCCTCGCGCTCGGACGCGCCTTCTTCGGCGAGAGCATGGTCAGTCGCGCGACCGACGCGTCGAAGGTCGCGCTCGCCGCGCTCGTCGCGCGGCTGCGCGTCGGCGGGTTCACGTTGCTCGACTGCCAGTTCATGACCGATCATCTCGCCACGCTCGGCGCGGTCGAGATCGCGCGCGCCGATTACGTCGCGTTGCTGGGCGCCGCGCTCTCGGAGACGCTGGGCTCCGCGTCTCCCGAACCACGCTGGGCGGACGGCGCCGCCGATTTCCGCGCGCTCGACGGGCTCGCCAGCACGTCGGTCGCAGGCCCCTTGTCGGGGAAGGTCATCGCGCAGCTCTTGGCCCAGACGTCGTAG
- a CDS encoding type VI secretion protein ImpB: MTQSESPAASRPDLPPRPLRWLFLDLNSYFASVEQQLQPALRGRSVIVAPIGSDTTVAIAASIEAKRFGIKTGTPVWEARRLCRDVIVTPARHRRYVEFHDAIVTEIWRHIPVTRVCSIDEVACRLLDNENDRAAAVALAQRIKAGIRQRIGACLTSSVGIAPNRLLAKLASDLQKPDGLVVFEDRDLPHALFGLKLTEIAGIGAKMERRLALDGVNDIAQYCARRPRDAGFAWGGTDGDRLWYQLHGVDLPEKATQSRTVGHSHVLSPSKRGDEPARLTARRLALKAASRLRRKGYRARLLVLHAKFEDDKSGWRASIRLPETQDSFVVLARLDALFPRLRAAAVVRPGGFRLRMIGVTLAEIAPVAGDQGSLFAHLAPEDPLARETRGLALSEAMDRINQRFGRNAVSVGPLNGGRIDRIGSKIAFGRIPELDEFHE, translated from the coding sequence ATGACCCAGTCCGAGTCGCCCGCCGCTTCGCGACCAGATTTGCCGCCGCGGCCGCTGCGCTGGCTGTTCCTCGATCTCAATTCCTATTTCGCCAGTGTCGAGCAGCAGCTCCAGCCCGCGCTGCGCGGCCGCTCGGTGATCGTCGCGCCGATCGGCAGCGACACCACCGTCGCGATCGCCGCGTCGATCGAGGCGAAGCGCTTCGGCATCAAGACAGGCACGCCGGTGTGGGAGGCGCGGCGGCTGTGCCGCGACGTCATCGTCACCCCTGCCCGCCACCGCCGCTACGTCGAGTTCCACGACGCGATCGTAACGGAGATCTGGCGTCACATCCCCGTCACTCGCGTCTGCTCGATCGACGAGGTCGCCTGCCGCCTGCTCGACAACGAGAATGATCGCGCCGCAGCGGTCGCGCTGGCGCAGCGGATCAAGGCCGGCATCCGCCAGCGGATCGGCGCCTGCCTCACCTCGTCGGTGGGCATCGCGCCCAACCGCCTGCTCGCGAAGCTCGCGTCCGATCTGCAGAAGCCCGACGGGCTGGTCGTGTTCGAGGATCGCGATCTGCCGCACGCGCTGTTCGGACTGAAGCTCACCGAGATCGCCGGAATCGGCGCCAAGATGGAGCGTCGGCTGGCGCTCGACGGGGTGAACGACATCGCGCAATATTGTGCGCGCCGCCCGCGCGACGCGGGCTTCGCCTGGGGCGGCACCGACGGCGATCGGCTGTGGTACCAGCTGCACGGCGTCGACCTGCCCGAGAAGGCGACCCAGAGCCGTACCGTCGGGCACAGCCACGTCCTGTCCCCATCGAAGCGCGGCGACGAGCCGGCGCGGCTCACTGCGCGACGGCTCGCGCTCAAGGCCGCGAGCCGGCTGCGCCGCAAAGGCTATCGCGCGCGCCTGCTCGTCCTCCATGCCAAGTTCGAGGACGACAAGAGCGGCTGGCGCGCTTCGATCCGCCTTCCAGAAACGCAGGACAGCTTCGTCGTCCTTGCCCGGCTCGACGCGCTGTTCCCGCGGCTGCGCGCTGCCGCCGTGGTGCGGCCGGGCGGCTTCCGGCTGCGCATGATCGGCGTGACGCTGGCGGAGATCGCGCCCGTCGCGGGCGACCAGGGTTCGCTGTTCGCGCATCTCGCGCCCGAGGATCCGCTGGCACGCGAGACGCGCGGCCTTGCGCTCAGCGAGGCGATGGACCGGATCAACCAGCGTTTCGGGCGCAACGCGGTGTCGGTCGGGCCGCTCAACGGCGGGCGGATCGACCGGATCGGCAGCAAGATCGCGTTCGGCCGCATCCCGGAACTCGACGAGTTTCACGAGTAA
- the radA gene encoding DNA repair protein RadA: protein MAKPQKRYVCQACGSVASRWQGQCVDCSEWNTLVEEAPVVVTPFQAKHNLQGGGRAVTMVSLDTEVALPARMASGIAELDRALGGGFVEGSATLIGGDPGIGKSTLLLQAAARMALAGGDVAYISGEEAADQVRLRARRLGLGEAPVRLASATSVRDILTTLGAGKPPALLVIDSIQTMHSDLIEGAPGTVSQVRASAQELIRFAKERGTAMVLVGHVTKDGTIAGPRVLEHMVDTVLSFEGERSHQYRILRAIKNRFGGTDEIGVFAMESEGLAEVSNPSSLFLTQRDESVTGAIVFPALEGTRPVLVEIQALVVRLASGATPRRAVVGWDSGRLAMILAVLEARCGLSFSSAEVYLNVAGGYRVQDPAADMAVAAALVSALSERPVAADAVAFGEVALSGEVRSVAHGTLRLKEAAKLGFGKALVPAAMTGEKAAMRLAGFSTLARLVDHLLGRD from the coding sequence ATGGCCAAACCGCAGAAACGCTACGTCTGCCAGGCATGCGGCTCGGTCGCGTCGCGTTGGCAGGGGCAGTGCGTCGACTGTTCCGAGTGGAACACGCTGGTTGAGGAAGCGCCAGTGGTGGTGACGCCTTTCCAGGCGAAGCACAATCTGCAGGGCGGCGGGCGCGCGGTGACGATGGTCTCGCTCGATACCGAGGTGGCGCTGCCGGCACGGATGGCGAGCGGCATCGCCGAGCTTGACCGCGCGCTGGGCGGCGGCTTCGTCGAAGGGAGCGCGACGCTGATCGGCGGCGATCCGGGGATCGGCAAGTCGACACTGCTGCTCCAGGCGGCGGCGCGCATGGCGCTCGCGGGGGGCGACGTCGCCTATATCTCGGGTGAGGAGGCGGCGGACCAAGTGCGGCTACGCGCGCGCCGCCTCGGGCTGGGCGAGGCGCCCGTGCGGCTCGCCTCGGCGACGTCGGTACGCGACATTCTGACGACGCTCGGCGCGGGCAAGCCGCCAGCGCTGCTGGTGATCGATTCGATCCAGACGATGCATTCGGACCTGATCGAGGGCGCGCCCGGCACCGTCAGCCAGGTGCGGGCGAGCGCGCAGGAGCTGATCCGCTTCGCCAAGGAGCGCGGCACCGCGATGGTGCTCGTCGGCCACGTGACCAAGGACGGCACGATCGCCGGCCCTCGCGTGCTCGAACATATGGTCGACACCGTGCTGAGCTTCGAGGGCGAGCGCAGCCACCAGTATCGCATCCTGCGCGCGATCAAGAACCGCTTCGGCGGCACCGACGAGATCGGCGTGTTCGCGATGGAGAGCGAGGGGCTGGCCGAGGTGTCGAACCCTTCGTCGCTGTTCCTGACGCAGCGCGACGAGAGCGTGACGGGCGCTATCGTCTTTCCCGCGCTGGAGGGGACGCGGCCGGTGCTGGTCGAGATCCAGGCGCTGGTCGTGCGCCTCGCCAGCGGTGCGACGCCGCGGCGCGCGGTGGTCGGCTGGGACAGCGGGCGGCTGGCGATGATCCTGGCGGTGCTCGAGGCGCGCTGCGGGCTGAGCTTCTCCTCGGCCGAAGTCTATCTCAACGTCGCGGGCGGCTATCGCGTGCAGGATCCCGCCGCCGACATGGCGGTCGCCGCGGCGCTGGTGTCGGCGCTGTCCGAACGGCCGGTCGCGGCCGACGCGGTCGCGTTCGGCGAAGTCGCGCTGTCTGGCGAGGTACGCAGCGTGGCGCACGGCACGCTGCGGCTGAAGGAGGCGGCGAAGCTCGGCTTCGGCAAGGCGCTGGTGCCCGCCGCGATGACGGGCGAAAAGGCGGCGATGCGCCTCGCGGGCTTTTCCACGCTGGCGCGGCTAGTCGATCACCTTCTGGGGCGCGACTGA
- a CDS encoding CvpA family protein translates to MNLNGLDIAVLTAVGGSALLGLKRGFVTEVLALFAWVAVVFAVKIFHLPLAKALTAPIGTASGAASLAFVLLGGATYVLGRIIANAVGGRVRSSVLGPVDRALGFGFGALKGLILASLAFLLLVLVLDTIGGGPTRRPLWIKEARTYPLLNATSAAIADFVDRRRRGQPVFGPRTPPLDLPAADNTSDPR, encoded by the coding sequence ATGAACTTGAACGGACTCGATATCGCGGTGCTGACCGCCGTCGGCGGCAGCGCGCTGCTCGGGCTGAAGCGCGGGTTCGTCACCGAAGTGCTGGCGCTGTTCGCCTGGGTCGCGGTCGTCTTCGCGGTGAAGATCTTCCACCTGCCGCTGGCGAAGGCGCTCACCGCGCCGATCGGCACCGCATCGGGCGCGGCGTCGCTCGCCTTCGTGCTGCTCGGCGGTGCGACCTACGTGCTCGGGCGGATCATCGCCAATGCGGTCGGCGGGCGGGTGCGCTCGTCGGTGCTGGGGCCGGTGGATCGCGCGCTCGGCTTCGGCTTCGGCGCGCTGAAGGGGCTGATCCTCGCCAGCCTCGCCTTCCTCCTCCTCGTGCTAGTGCTCGACACGATCGGCGGCGGGCCGACGCGTCGCCCGCTGTGGATCAAGGAAGCGCGCACCTATCCGCTGCTCAACGCGACCAGCGCGGCGATCGCCGATTTCGTCGACCGCCGCCGCCGCGGCCAGCCGGTGTTCGGCCCCCGCACCCCGCCGCTTGATCTGCCGGCGGCGGACAACACGAGTGATCCCCGATGA
- a CDS encoding iron-sulfur cluster assembly scaffold protein, whose protein sequence is MSATLYNDAILRLATDNPIDERLPDPQGTSEKRSPICGSRVTVDVNLGSDGRVSEAGMLVRACALGQASSSLLAANVIGRTPEELAAARDALADWLAQGGDVPAWPGVDVLAPARDYHARHASIRLAFEAAAEAAAQARMRSEGD, encoded by the coding sequence ATGAGCGCGACGCTCTACAATGACGCGATCCTTCGCCTCGCGACCGACAATCCGATCGACGAGCGGCTGCCCGACCCGCAGGGGACGAGCGAGAAGCGCTCGCCGATCTGCGGCAGCCGCGTGACGGTCGACGTCAACCTCGGGTCTGACGGGCGCGTCAGCGAGGCGGGGATGCTGGTGCGCGCCTGCGCGCTCGGCCAGGCATCATCGTCGCTGCTTGCCGCCAACGTGATCGGCCGCACGCCCGAGGAACTCGCCGCGGCGCGCGACGCGCTCGCCGACTGGCTCGCACAGGGCGGCGACGTGCCGGCCTGGCCGGGGGTGGACGTGCTGGCGCCGGCGCGCGACTATCACGCGCGCCACGCGTCGATCCGGCTCGCCTTCGAGGCGGCGGCGGAGGCGGCGGCGCAGGCGCGGATGCGCAGCGAGGGGGATTGA
- a CDS encoding cation:proton antiporter has product MEHGAAGSLLRDGFILLGAGLGFVLLFRRLGLGATLGYLVAGAVVGPHVLGLVGDAESKMGIAELGITLLLFVVGLELNPTRLWRLKEDIFGLGLLQVVACGVAISAIIAVFAHFSIPAAFALGLPLALSSTAQVLPMLQSSGRLRTPFGERAFSILLFQDLSIIPLITIIAAMSRNPDDAGGPPGWLLIVYTVLAIAGLIAAGRFLLRPLFRGIGNMGEREMFVFAALFTVIASAALMEALGLSTALGAFVAGVMLADSPYRHELEADVDPFRSILLGLFFLTIGMMLNLTAIAERPLFVVAMALALIATKTAVIVGIGMAFRMKWRSALALGLLLSQGGEFGFVLFAQAADAYLIAPDAASLFGAIITLSMATTPFLMGITRRFREEPIVAQERDGPTADGANAVIVGYGRFGQTVGQMLLTQDIPVTLIDTDIDMIDIAGEFGAKVYYGDGTRLDLLRQAGAAEAELILFCIDGDQVTPEVVEAVHEAFPQASIYVRAFDRRSLVKLKNGPATLVVREVLESAVKMARAAMHGLGIERADIDRAEDMYRARDKERLRIQIEAGDIRAARKLVAEQQPWGNDR; this is encoded by the coding sequence ATGGAACACGGCGCCGCCGGATCGCTGCTGCGCGACGGCTTCATCCTGCTGGGCGCGGGGCTCGGCTTCGTGCTGCTGTTCCGCCGCTTGGGCCTCGGCGCGACGCTGGGCTATCTCGTCGCCGGCGCAGTGGTCGGCCCGCACGTTCTGGGGCTGGTCGGCGACGCCGAATCGAAGATGGGGATCGCCGAACTCGGCATCACGCTGCTGCTGTTCGTCGTCGGGCTCGAGCTCAATCCGACGCGGCTGTGGCGGCTGAAGGAGGATATCTTCGGGCTTGGGTTGCTGCAGGTTGTCGCCTGCGGCGTGGCGATCAGCGCGATCATCGCGGTCTTCGCGCACTTCTCGATCCCGGCGGCGTTCGCGCTCGGCCTGCCGCTGGCGCTGTCGTCGACCGCGCAGGTGCTGCCGATGCTGCAATCGTCGGGGCGGTTGCGCACCCCGTTCGGCGAGCGCGCCTTCTCGATCTTGCTGTTCCAGGATCTGTCGATCATCCCGCTGATCACGATCATCGCCGCCATGAGCCGCAATCCCGACGACGCGGGGGGCCCGCCGGGATGGCTGCTGATCGTCTACACGGTGCTGGCGATCGCCGGGCTGATCGCCGCGGGGCGATTCCTGCTGCGCCCGCTGTTCCGCGGGATCGGCAACATGGGCGAACGCGAGATGTTCGTCTTCGCCGCGCTGTTCACCGTCATCGCCAGCGCGGCACTGATGGAGGCGCTGGGGCTATCGACGGCGCTAGGCGCGTTCGTCGCGGGCGTGATGCTCGCCGACAGCCCGTACCGCCACGAGCTGGAGGCGGACGTCGACCCGTTCCGCTCGATTCTGCTCGGCTTGTTCTTCCTCACGATCGGCATGATGCTGAACCTGACGGCGATCGCCGAGCGGCCGTTGTTCGTCGTTGCGATGGCGCTGGCGCTGATCGCGACCAAGACGGCGGTGATCGTCGGCATCGGCATGGCGTTCCGCATGAAGTGGCGGTCGGCGCTCGCGCTGGGTCTGCTGCTCAGCCAGGGCGGCGAATTCGGGTTCGTGCTGTTCGCGCAGGCCGCCGACGCCTATCTGATCGCGCCCGACGCGGCGTCGCTGTTCGGCGCGATCATCACGCTGTCGATGGCGACGACGCCGTTCCTGATGGGGATCACGCGGCGCTTCCGCGAGGAGCCGATCGTGGCGCAGGAGCGCGACGGGCCGACCGCGGACGGCGCCAATGCGGTGATCGTCGGCTACGGCCGGTTCGGCCAGACGGTGGGGCAGATGCTGCTGACGCAGGACATCCCCGTCACGCTGATCGACACCGATATCGATATGATCGACATCGCCGGTGAGTTCGGCGCCAAGGTCTATTACGGCGACGGTACGCGGCTCGATCTGCTGCGCCAGGCGGGCGCGGCGGAGGCGGAGCTGATCCTGTTCTGCATCGACGGTGACCAGGTAACCCCCGAGGTCGTCGAGGCGGTGCACGAGGCATTTCCGCAGGCGTCGATCTACGTCCGCGCGTTCGACCGCCGATCGCTCGTCAAGCTCAAGAACGGCCCGGCGACGCTGGTGGTGCGCGAGGTGCTCGAATCGGCCGTGAAGATGGCGCGCGCGGCGATGCACGGGCTGGGGATCGAGCGCGCCGACATCGATCGCGCCGAGGACATGTATCGCGCGCGCGACAAGGAGCGGCTGCGGATCCAGATCGAGGCGGGCGACATCCGCGCCGCGCGCAAGCTTGTCGCCGAGCAGCAGCCGTGGGGGAACGATCGATGA
- a CDS encoding DUF423 domain-containing protein, which produces MNWLVILAALSGALAVGAGAFGAHGANGQAREWLQTGGQYQLIHAIAALVALRLEARGPAWLFVAGGAIFAVTLYLMAVGAPRWLGAVTPIGGTLLIAGWLWLAWIGARG; this is translated from the coding sequence ATGAACTGGCTGGTGATCCTTGCGGCGCTGTCGGGTGCGCTCGCGGTGGGGGCGGGGGCGTTCGGGGCGCACGGCGCGAACGGGCAGGCGCGGGAGTGGCTGCAAACGGGTGGCCAGTATCAGCTGATCCACGCCATCGCGGCGCTCGTCGCGCTGCGGCTGGAGGCGCGCGGGCCGGCGTGGCTGTTCGTCGCGGGCGGGGCGATCTTCGCCGTAACGCTGTATCTGATGGCGGTCGGCGCGCCGCGCTGGTTGGGGGCGGTCACGCCGATCGGCGGCACGCTGCTGATCGCGGGCTGGCTGTGGCTGGCGTGGATCGGCGCGCGCGGCTGA
- a CDS encoding DUF2256 domain-containing protein: protein MPNGVAKRDLPTKTCPACGRPFTWRKKWAKNWENVVYCSDACRKKR, encoded by the coding sequence ATGCCCAACGGCGTCGCGAAGCGCGATCTGCCGACCAAGACCTGCCCGGCGTGCGGACGCCCATTCACTTGGCGCAAGAAGTGGGCGAAGAACTGGGAAAACGTCGTCTACTGCTCGGACGCGTGCCGCAAGAAACGCTAG
- the aroB gene encoding 3-dehydroquinate synthase encodes MTIVRVALDARSYDVVIENGLLVRAGEHIAPLARGRRVPIVADANVGPHLQTLQRSLDAAGVPHEAIVIPAGEKSKSWATLEHVVDRLLDLGVERGDHVIALGGGVIGDLVGFVTAILKRGCGFVQVPTTLLAQVDSSVGGKTGINARAGKNLVGAFHQPKLVLIDPQVLDTLPPRELRAGYAEVVKYGLIDDAAFFEWCEANGAALLAGDPARREYAIAHSVAAKARIVGEDEFETLGRRALLNLGHTFGHALEAEAGFSDRLLHGEAVAAGCALAFGYSAVRDLCPALDAVRVSAHWQSVGLPDGLAAAGIDAPADRLVEHMRHDKKASGGQIPFLLARGIGQTYLDKQVALADVGEFLAIQPR; translated from the coding sequence ATGACGATTGTTCGGGTGGCGCTGGACGCGCGCAGTTACGACGTGGTGATCGAGAACGGGCTGCTCGTCCGCGCCGGCGAACATATCGCGCCGCTCGCGCGCGGCCGGCGCGTGCCGATCGTCGCCGATGCCAACGTCGGCCCGCATCTCCAGACGCTGCAGCGGTCGCTCGACGCCGCCGGTGTGCCGCATGAGGCGATCGTCATTCCCGCGGGCGAGAAGTCGAAGAGTTGGGCGACGCTCGAGCACGTCGTCGACAGGCTGCTCGATCTCGGTGTCGAGCGCGGCGACCATGTGATCGCGCTCGGCGGCGGCGTGATCGGCGATCTCGTCGGCTTCGTGACCGCGATCCTGAAGCGCGGCTGCGGCTTCGTGCAGGTGCCCACGACGTTGCTGGCGCAGGTCGATTCGTCGGTCGGCGGCAAGACGGGGATCAACGCGCGCGCGGGCAAGAACCTCGTCGGCGCGTTCCATCAGCCGAAGTTGGTGCTGATCGACCCGCAGGTGCTCGACACGCTGCCGCCGCGCGAGCTGCGCGCGGGCTACGCCGAAGTCGTCAAATACGGCCTGATCGACGATGCGGCGTTTTTCGAATGGTGCGAGGCGAACGGCGCGGCGCTGCTCGCGGGTGATCCCGCGCGGCGCGAATATGCCATCGCCCACTCGGTCGCGGCCAAGGCGCGGATCGTCGGCGAAGACGAGTTCGAAACGCTGGGGCGTCGCGCGCTGCTCAACCTCGGCCATACCTTCGGCCACGCGCTCGAGGCGGAAGCCGGCTTCTCCGATCGGCTGCTCCACGGCGAGGCGGTGGCGGCGGGATGCGCACTCGCCTTCGGCTATTCCGCGGTGCGCGATCTGTGCCCCGCGCTCGACGCGGTGCGCGTGTCGGCGCACTGGCAGTCGGTCGGGCTGCCCGACGGGCTCGCCGCGGCGGGGATCGACGCGCCGGCGGACCGGCTGGTCGAGCATATGCGCCACGACAAGAAGGCGAGCGGCGGGCAGATCCCCTTTCTGCTCGCGCGCGGCATCGGCCAGACGTATCTCGACAAACAGGTCGCGCTCGCCGACGTCGGTGAATTCCTCGCGATACAGCCGCGCTGA
- a CDS encoding shikimate kinase produces the protein MLQSPPQPDRDPTKRWRRAPIVLVGLMGVGKSTVGRRLAQRLRLPFVDADSEIEEAAGMSIPEIFAQFGEAYFRDGERRVIQRLIDGTPKVIATGGGAFVNDTTRALILAEALAVWLDADIDVLVERVRRRDTRPLLRDKDPAAVLRDLATARNPLYAQAHIRVASNNAPHEATVRAILRAIGYGAA, from the coding sequence ATGTTGCAAAGCCCGCCCCAGCCCGATCGCGATCCGACGAAGCGCTGGCGACGCGCGCCGATCGTGCTCGTCGGGCTGATGGGGGTGGGCAAATCCACCGTCGGGCGCCGCCTCGCGCAGCGCCTGCGCCTCCCCTTCGTCGATGCCGACAGCGAGATCGAGGAAGCCGCCGGCATGTCGATCCCGGAGATCTTCGCGCAATTCGGCGAGGCGTATTTCCGCGACGGCGAACGGCGCGTGATTCAGCGGCTGATCGACGGCACGCCCAAGGTGATCGCGACCGGCGGCGGCGCGTTCGTCAACGACACGACGCGCGCGCTGATTCTCGCCGAGGCGCTGGCGGTATGGCTCGACGCCGATATCGACGTGCTGGTCGAGCGCGTCCGCCGCCGCGACACCCGGCCGCTGCTGCGCGACAAGGACCCCGCCGCCGTGCTGCGCGACTTGGCGACGGCGCGTAACCCGCTCTACGCGCAGGCCCACATCCGCGTCGCCAGCAACAACGCGCCGCACGAGGCGACGGTGCGTGCGATTCTGCGGGCGATCGGTTACGGGGCGGCATGA
- a CDS encoding tyrosine recombinase, with the protein MAGDRALIDLFLEMMAAQAGAARNTIAAYRSDLLLASDALGGRLASADGVAIAQLGDGWAALSRSTVARKAAALRRFFAFLAEEGIRADDPGSALPRPGTRRPLPRTLSHADVDRLFGAVAARLDRTPPLPVDLRDAALLELLYGSGLRASELVSLPRNAIYPDRPFVILAGKGGKERLVPISDRARAAVAAWRAHVAVDRQFLFPSGKTHLSRVRLFQIIRALAADAGIAPDRISPHVLRHAFATHLLEGGADLRALQAMLGHADIATTEIYTHVDRAHLVQLVNERHPLVDAMKRPA; encoded by the coding sequence ATGGCGGGCGATCGCGCGCTGATCGACCTGTTCCTCGAGATGATGGCGGCGCAGGCGGGGGCGGCGCGAAATACGATCGCGGCCTATCGCAGCGACCTGCTGCTCGCCTCCGACGCGCTCGGCGGGCGGCTGGCCAGCGCGGACGGTGTGGCGATCGCGCAGCTCGGCGATGGCTGGGCGGCGCTGTCGCGATCCACCGTCGCGCGCAAGGCGGCGGCGCTGCGCCGGTTCTTCGCCTTTCTCGCCGAAGAGGGCATCCGCGCCGACGATCCCGGCAGCGCGCTGCCCCGCCCGGGCACGCGCCGCCCGCTGCCGCGCACGCTGAGCCACGCCGACGTCGATCGGCTGTTCGGCGCGGTCGCTGCGCGCCTCGACCGCACGCCCCCGCTGCCCGTCGACCTGCGCGACGCCGCATTGCTCGAATTGCTCTACGGCTCGGGCCTGCGCGCGAGCGAGCTCGTCTCGCTACCACGCAATGCGATTTACCCCGATCGGCCGTTCGTGATCCTGGCGGGCAAGGGCGGCAAGGAGCGGCTGGTGCCGATCTCCGATCGCGCGCGCGCGGCGGTGGCGGCATGGCGCGCGCATGTCGCGGTCGATCGCCAGTTCCTCTTCCCGTCTGGCAAGACGCATCTGTCGCGCGTGCGGCTGTTCCAGATCATCCGTGCGCTCGCTGCCGACGCGGGGATCGCGCCCGACCGGATCAGCCCGCACGTGCTGCGGCACGCCTTTGCGACACACCTGCTGGAAGGCGGGGCCGACCTGCGCGCGCTCCAAGCGATGCTCGGCCACGCCGATATCGCAACGACCGAGATCTACACCCATGTCGATCGTGCGCATCTGGTGCAGCTCGTCAACGAACGCCACCCGCTCGTTGACGCGATGAAACGACCGGCCTAG
- a CDS encoding acetyl-CoA carboxylase carboxyltransferase subunit alpha: MPTFLDFEKPIAELQGRIDELRETGAEGGIDISAEIAKLQAKSDKLMRDTFAKLSPWQKTQVARHPERPHFKHYVAGLFDEFMPLAGDRAFGDDQAILGGFATFRGRRIMVLGHEKGDDTTSRLRHNFGMGKPEGYRKAVRLMSLADRFGLPIVTLVDTSGAFPGLQAEERGQAEAIARSTEACLAAGVPLVSAIVGEGGSGGAIALASGNRVLMFEHAVYSVISPEGCASILWRTADKAPEAAEAMKVTAQHLKELGVIDTIVPEPLGGAHRGASAAIGALGDAIAAALDELAPLDPAALRRDRREKFLAMGRALA; this comes from the coding sequence ATGCCGACCTTTCTAGATTTCGAGAAGCCGATCGCCGAGCTTCAGGGGCGCATCGACGAACTGCGCGAGACGGGCGCCGAGGGCGGAATCGACATCTCCGCCGAGATCGCCAAGCTCCAGGCGAAATCCGACAAGCTGATGCGCGACACCTTCGCCAAGCTGTCGCCGTGGCAGAAGACGCAGGTCGCGCGGCATCCCGAGCGCCCGCACTTCAAACACTATGTCGCCGGGCTGTTCGACGAATTCATGCCGCTGGCCGGCGATCGCGCGTTCGGCGACGATCAGGCGATCCTCGGCGGGTTCGCGACGTTTCGCGGGCGGCGCATCATGGTGCTCGGGCACGAAAAGGGCGACGACACGACGTCGCGGCTGCGGCACAATTTCGGCATGGGCAAGCCCGAAGGGTATCGCAAGGCGGTGCGGCTGATGTCACTCGCCGACCGCTTCGGGTTGCCGATCGTGACGCTGGTCGACACGTCGGGCGCGTTTCCCGGGCTGCAGGCGGAAGAGCGCGGGCAGGCAGAGGCGATCGCGCGATCGACCGAGGCGTGCCTTGCCGCGGGCGTGCCGCTCGTCTCGGCGATCGTCGGCGAGGGCGGTTCGGGCGGGGCCATCGCGCTGGCGAGCGGCAATCGCGTCCTGATGTTCGAACATGCGGTTTATTCCGTGATCTCACCCGAGGGTTGCGCGTCGATCCTGTGGCGCACCGCCGACAAGGCGCCCGAGGCGGCCGAGGCGATGAAGGTCACCGCGCAACATCTGAAGGAGCTCGGCGTGATCGACACGATCGTGCCCGAGCCGCTGGGCGGCGCGCATCGCGGCGCATCGGCGGCGATCGGTGCGCTCGGTGACGCGATCGCGGCGGCGCTCGACGAGCTGGCGCCGCTCGATCCCGCGGCACTGCGCCGCGACCGGCGCGAGAAGTTCCTGGCGATGGGCCGCGCGCTCGCCTGA
- a CDS encoding Flp family type IVb pilin, giving the protein MQKIRTFLKNSKGATAIEYGLIAALIAVAAIAAMGNLGNQLTKTFGNVSTNMKAGA; this is encoded by the coding sequence ATGCAGAAGATCCGCACCTTCCTGAAGAATTCCAAGGGCGCCACCGCGATCGAGTACGGCCTGATCGCCGCGCTGATCGCCGTCGCCGCCATCGCCGCGATGGGCAACCTGGGCAACCAGCTGACCAAGACGTTCGGCAACGTTTCGACGAACATGAAGGCCGGCGCCTAA